Proteins encoded together in one Mobula hypostoma chromosome 9, sMobHyp1.1, whole genome shotgun sequence window:
- the LOC134351384 gene encoding lipid droplet assembly factor 1-A-like, whose translation MQSEMSNFDGLPLSREMQDLQNRFNTMMQRINSNSKVAAFVNSSLGQYLDEHPFLALLLIVFTIMSAVPVGLFLIFAVITSLLACIGFIVMEGVILSVGGVILLCFLCGMILISLAISCLLAMCYFTFSTTMNYYHSSSIPSKKEETIISSTTKLCPEDTASKSTLKEE comes from the exons ATGCAAAGCGAAATGTCAAACTTTGATGGTTTACCATTATCAAGGGAAATGCAGGATTTACAGAATCGATTTAATACGATGATGCAAAGAATCAACAGCAACTCAAAG GTTGCAGCATTTGTGAATTCCTCTTTGGGACAGTACCTGGATGAGCATCCCTTCCTTGCCTTATTACTGATAGTTTTTACCATAATGTCAGCTGTGCCGGTTGGCTTATTCCTGATTTTTGCAGTGATTACATCCCTTCTGGCCTGTATTGGGTTCATTGTTATGGAAG GTGTGATATTGTCAGTTGGTGGAGTCATTCtcctttgttttctgtgtgggatGATTCTCATTTCATTGGCCATCTCTTGTCTTCTGGCTATGTGCTATTTTACTTTTTCAACAACAATGAATTATTATCACAGTTCAAG CATTCCAAGCAAGAAAGAAGAAACCATCATCAGCTCCACAACAAAATTGTGTCCAGAGGATACCGCATCTAAATCCACCTTGAAGGAAGAATAG